Proteins encoded by one window of Streptomyces sp. ALI-76-A:
- a CDS encoding sensor histidine kinase: protein MWKTVQRAARATLHLVVAASMAFGVWIFITVLLITAIGAMTVVGVWMVPETVLLIRRIAGAKRVLTSAWTERRIPEAYQSLDGTLRERLRLAVRDPGTRSDLRWMLAYYVYGALVLLALPLWPVGLVVDGVWCGLLRRRAVVLPLIVRLADTEARWSTVLLMPSPQTRLAARVEELKETRAGAIAAHGAELRRIERDLHDGAQARLVALSMRIGLAKRAYDRDPEAARKLLDDAQDQAEEALAELRHVVRGIHPPILTDRGLAGAVRALAAGSGLTVSVDVGGLDEGVRAPAAVEAAAYFVVAEALTNAAKYSGSPRAEVRLARTRRGLSVRVRDEGRGGADETGEGSGILGMRRRVAALDGTVDVTSPVGGGTAIEVELPCVW from the coding sequence ATGTGGAAGACGGTCCAGCGTGCCGCTCGGGCCACGCTTCATCTCGTCGTGGCCGCGTCGATGGCGTTCGGTGTGTGGATCTTCATCACCGTGCTGCTGATCACCGCCATCGGGGCCATGACGGTCGTCGGTGTCTGGATGGTGCCCGAGACGGTGCTGCTGATCCGGCGGATCGCCGGGGCCAAGCGGGTGCTGACGTCCGCGTGGACCGAGCGGAGGATCCCGGAGGCGTATCAGAGCCTCGACGGGACCCTGCGCGAGCGGCTGCGGCTCGCCGTACGCGATCCCGGCACCCGCAGTGATCTGCGCTGGATGCTCGCCTACTACGTCTACGGCGCCCTCGTCCTCCTCGCCCTGCCGCTGTGGCCCGTGGGGCTGGTCGTCGACGGGGTGTGGTGCGGGCTGCTGCGGCGGCGCGCGGTCGTACTGCCGTTGATCGTGCGGCTCGCGGACACGGAGGCCCGCTGGTCGACCGTACTGCTGATGCCGTCTCCGCAAACGCGGCTGGCCGCCCGGGTCGAGGAGCTGAAGGAGACCCGGGCCGGCGCGATCGCCGCGCACGGCGCCGAACTGCGCCGCATCGAGCGGGACCTGCACGACGGTGCGCAGGCCCGGCTGGTGGCCCTGTCGATGCGGATCGGGCTGGCCAAGCGGGCGTACGACCGTGATCCCGAGGCCGCGCGCAAGCTGCTGGACGACGCACAGGACCAGGCCGAGGAGGCGCTGGCCGAGCTGCGCCACGTCGTGCGCGGCATCCACCCGCCGATCCTCACCGACCGCGGACTGGCCGGTGCCGTTCGCGCGCTGGCCGCCGGCAGCGGGCTCACCGTGTCCGTGGACGTCGGCGGACTGGACGAGGGCGTGCGGGCACCGGCGGCCGTGGAGGCCGCGGCCTATTTCGTGGTCGCCGAGGCGCTGACCAACGCCGCCAAGTACAGCGGGTCGCCGCGGGCCGAGGTGCGGCTCGCCCGGACCCGGCGGGGACTGTCGGTCCGGGTGCGCGACGAGGGCCGGGGCGGCGCCGACGAGACCGGCGAGGGCTCGGGCATCCTCGGCATGCGCCGCCGGGTCGCCGCGCTCGACGGGACCGTCGACGTGACCAGCCCCGTCGGAGGGGGCACCGCGATCGAGGTGGAGCTGCCGTGCGTGTGGTGA
- the ribA gene encoding GTP cyclohydrolase II, with protein sequence MPDFPAATLRSRVRVPLRFHDGYGVDAELVTFHGLADGQEHVAVVLGDPPSAPGTTPLVRLHSECLTGDVFGSARCDCGPQLREAVERIAEHGGVLLYLRQEGRGIGLYNKLDAYALQDQGLDTYAANTALGLPEDARDYTAAAQMLAALGVTSLDLLSNNPDKAGQLRDLGIHVRDRVPTGVFRTAHNVRYLRAKVLQTQHTLPLADLPELPELQELQELQDLAVRHVG encoded by the coding sequence ATGCCCGACTTCCCCGCCGCCACCCTCCGCTCCCGCGTCCGGGTGCCGCTGCGCTTCCACGACGGCTACGGCGTCGACGCCGAGCTGGTCACCTTCCACGGCCTGGCCGACGGCCAGGAACACGTGGCCGTCGTCCTCGGCGACCCGCCGTCGGCGCCCGGCACCACCCCGCTGGTCCGGTTGCACTCCGAGTGCCTGACCGGCGACGTCTTCGGCTCGGCCCGCTGCGACTGCGGCCCGCAGCTGCGCGAGGCGGTCGAGCGCATCGCCGAGCACGGCGGCGTCCTGCTCTACCTCCGCCAGGAGGGCCGCGGCATCGGCCTCTACAACAAGCTCGACGCGTACGCCCTCCAGGACCAGGGCCTCGACACGTACGCCGCCAACACCGCGCTGGGCCTGCCCGAGGACGCCCGTGACTACACGGCCGCGGCCCAGATGCTGGCGGCACTCGGGGTCACGAGCCTCGACCTGTTGTCCAACAACCCCGACAAGGCAGGGCAGTTGCGCGACCTCGGGATCCACGTCCGCGACCGGGTGCCCACCGGCGTCTTCCGCACCGCGCACAACGTCCGGTACCTGCGCGCCAAGGTCCTCCAGACCCAGCACACCCTCCCGCTGGCGGACCTGCCGGAACTTCCGGAATTGCAGGAGTTGCAGGAGTTGCAGGACCTGGCGGTACGTCACGTCGGCTGA